The Dendropsophus ebraccatus isolate aDenEbr1 chromosome 3, aDenEbr1.pat, whole genome shotgun sequence genome includes a region encoding these proteins:
- the PLK2 gene encoding serine/threonine-protein kinase PLK2, producing MEILRTITYQPNNGSKMCEQALGRVCDSNRRWKLPADGEQHVHHHTCTTTTTTEVSRIITDPSTGKRYCRGKVLGKGGFAKCYEMTDLTTNKIYAAKIIPHSRVSKPHQREKIDKEIELHRTLNHRHVVQFYHYFEDKENIYILLEYCSRRSMAHILKTRKVLTDPEVRYYLKQIVSGLKYLHEQEILHRDLKLGNFFINESMDLKVGDFGLAARLEPLEQRRRTICGTPNYLSPEVLNKQGHGCESDIWALGCVMYTMLLGRPPFETTNLKETYRCIREARYSLPSSLMSSAKHLIAGMLSRNPEDRPGLDEIIQHDFFTQGFTPDRLPSSCCHTAPDFHLSSPAKSFFKKAAAALFGGKKEKAKYLDNHNKLVKEDEEIYKLRQDLKKTSISQQNPRTDEENKTVSKSNVVDKPDKQQMGDTIRMIVRGTLGSCSSSSECLEDSTMGSVADTVARVLRGCLENMPDSDCIPKEHLTTSFHWVTKWVDYSNKYGFGYQLSDHTVGVLFNNGAHMSLLPDKKTVHYYAELGQCSIFAATEAPEQFISQVTVLKYFSHYMEENLMDGGDLPSVTDVCRPRLYLLQWLKSDKALMMLFNDGTFQVNFYHDHTKIIIANQSDEYLLTYINEDRMSTTFRLSTLLMSGGSNDLRNRMEYALNMLLQRCN from the exons ATGGAAATACTGAGGACTATTACTTACCAGCCAAACAACGGGAGCAAGATGTGTGAACAGGCACTGGGCAGAGTGTGCGATAGTAACAGAAGGTGGAAGCTGCCGGCTGATGGGGAGCAGCATGTGCACCATCACACCtgcacaactactactaccaccgAGGTGTCCAGGATTATCACTGACCCCAGCACTGGCAAACGTTACTGCAGGGGCAAAGTGCTTGGCAAG ggAGGATTTGCAAAGTGCTATGAAATGACAGATTTGACAACCAACAAAATCTACGCTGCCAAAATTATCCCGCACAGCAGGGTGTCAAAGCCTCATCAGAGAGAGAAG ATTGACAAGGAGATTGAATTGCATCGGACCCTGAACCACAGACATGTTGTGCAGTTCTATCACTATTTTGAGGATAAGGAGAACATCTATATCTTGCTGGAGTACTGCAGCAGAAGG TCTATGGCACATATACTGAAGACAAGAAAAGTACTGACAGACCCTGAAGTGAGATACTACCTCAAACAGATCGTGTCTGGCTTGAAATATCTGCATGAACAAGAAATCCTTCACAGAGATCTAAAACTAG gaaatttttttattaatgaaagtaTGGACCTGAAAGTGGGTGACTTTGGCCTTGCAGCCAGACTAGAACCTCTGGAACAAAGAAGGAG AACGATATGCGGCACACCAAATTACCTCTCACCCGAAGTGCTTAACAAACAAGGGCATGGCTGTGAATCAGACATCTGGGCATTGGGTTGTGTAAT GTATACCATGCTGCTTGGAAGACCTCCCTTTGAAACCACAAATCTAAAAGAGACCTACAGATGTATCCGGGAGGCAAGGTACTCTCTGCCGTCTTCACTAATGTCGTCTGCAAAGCATCTCATAGCTGGCATGTTGTCCAGAAACCCAGAGGATAGGCCTGGCCTTGATGAAATTATTCAGCACGACTTTTTCACCCAG GGCTTCACACCAGACAGGCTTCCTTCTAGTTGCTGTCATACCGCTCCTGACTTCCACCTGTCAAGTCCAGCTAAGAGCTTCTTTAAGAAAGCTGCTGCAGCTCTTTTCGGTGGGAAGAAAGAAAAAGCAAAGTACTTGGATAATCACA ATAAACTAGTAAAGGAAGATGAAGAAATTTACAAGCTAAGACAAGACTTAAAGAAAACATCCATATCACAGCAGAATCCTAGAACGGATGAG GAGAACAAGACTGTCTCCAAGTCAAATGTCGTGGACAAGCCTGACAAGCAGCAGATGGGAGATACGATACGAATGATTGTCCGAGGAACCCTGGGCAGCTGTAGCAGCAGCAGTGAAT GTCTAGAAGACAGCACCATGGGCAGTGTGGCCGATACCGTTGCCAGAGTCCTCaggggctgcctagaaaacatgccTGATTCAGATTGTATTCCAAAAGAACACTTAACCACCTCATTCCACTGGGTGACAAAATGGGTCGACTACTCCAATAAATACGGCTTTGGTTACCAGCTGTCTGACCACACTGTTGGCGTACTGTTTAATAATGGGGCACACATGAGTCTGCTGCCCGACAAAAA GACTGTGCACTACTATGCTGAACTTGGCCAATGTTCCATCTTTGCTGCTACTGAAGCTCCAGAGCAATTCATCAGCCAAGTTACTGTCCTGAAATACTTTTCTCACTACATGGAGGAGAATCTCATGGAT gGGGGAGACTTGCCCAGTGTGACAGATGTGTGCAGACCTCGCTTATATCTGCTTCAGTGGCTGAAGTCTGACAAGGCCCTCATGATGCTATTCAATGATGGCACATTTCAG GTTAATTTCTATCAtgatcacacaaaaatcatcatagCCAACCAAAGCGACGAGTATCTTCTGACCTACATCAATGAAGATAGGATGTCTACCACGTTCCGTTTGAGTACGCTTCTCATGTCCGGTGGGTCaaatgacttgaggaacagaaTGGAATATGCGCTTAACATGTTGTTGCAGAGGTGCAATTAA